A window of Ruminiclostridium herbifermentans genomic DNA:
TTATATCCTTACCTTGTAGCATTTGAGCTCTAACTTTTATCGGAAGACCAAAGAGATTAATAAAGCCTTCAGAATCCTTTTGGTTGTAAACTTCATCCTTATCAAAGGTAGCAATTTCTTCACTGTACAAGGAGTATTCAGACTTAGCACCTGCAGGCATACAGTTACCTTTGTAGAGTTTCATTCTAACTGTACCTGTCACTGTCTCCTGTGTTTTATCAACAAATGCTGATAATGATTCACGAAGAGGAGTAAACCACTGTCCGAAGTATACTAATTCAGCAAATCTCTGAGCTACCAAATCCTTGTAGTGAATAGTGTCTCTGTCTAAGCAAAGCAATTCTAATTCTCTGTGTGCAGCATAAAGAACTGTTCCGCCTGGAGTCTCATAAACACCTCTTGATTTCATACCAACAAGTCTGTTTTCAACTATATCAGCTATACCAACTCCGTTTTCTCCTGCAACCTTGTTTAGTACATTCATTAATTCAATTGGACTGTACTCTACACCGTTTACTTTCTTAGGAATACCTTTTTCGAAATAGATCTCAACATATGTTGGTACATCAGGAGCTTTTTCAGGTGAAACCATTAGCTGTAATATTTTATCATATTGTGGTTCATTCCAAGGATCTTCTAAATCCATACCCTCATGGCTTAAGTGCCATAGATTCTTGTCCATACTATAGTTATCTTCTTTAGTAACTGGAACAGGAATATTTCTTGCCTTAGCATAATCTATTTCTTCTTCTCTTGACTTAATGTCCCAAATTCTCCAAGGTGCTATTATTTTAAGATGAGGAGCTAAAGCTTTAACAGTTAACTCAAATCTAACTTGGTCATTACCTTTACCAGTACAGCCATGGCAAATTGCAGTACAACCTTCGTTCAATGCAATCTCAACCATTCTCTTTGCAATGATAGGTCTAGCAAAGGAAGTACCTAATAGATATTTTCCTTCATATATTGCACCAGCTTTTAATGTAGGATATATAAAGTCAGTTATAAACTCTTCTCTTAAATCCTCTATATAAATCTTGGAAGCACCTGTTTTTATTGCTTTCTCGTTTAATGGCTCTAATTCAGCGCCTTGTCCAACGTCACCAGCCATAGCGATTACTTCATAATCATAGTTTTCTTTTAACCATGGAATAATAATTGAGGTGTCAAGTCCACCTGAATAAGCTAATAAAACCTTTTCTTTGCTCATATTTACCATCCTTTCAGCTGAAAAATTCAGCAACAACTAAATATTTAAAATTAAAAAACAATACTATAAAATTATGCTAAAATATATTATAAATGAATTCTTAATTAGAAGGGAAGAAAACTCCCTGATAAATTAAGTTTTTACCAAATAATAAATTTACAACAATGATTATACAATGTATTGCATAAATATTCAATATGATTTTATATTTATACAATAATATTAAAATTATAAGTATTTCTATTCAGCCTCATAAATAGAATACACTCAGTCTTTGGATGTTTAATTTATTAATGGTCTGTTTTGTAATAAATATTTTTTATCTAACATTTGAATGGAAAGCTAAGCCGCGATTAAGTATACTAATGGCTTTTTGACAAGAAAAGCAGCATATAGGATGCCATTATTCAGCTTTTCATTTTATAGTTGAATAGCCAAAAAAATATAATTTGTCATTGACTGAATAGTGACTAAAAATGTTATAATGTGCAAGTTAATTTTGGTTGAATTTTATATCCAGTCAAAGAAATGAATTTTTTATTTGATTTATTCATTTGATTATTATTAAAATTAAATATTTGATTTTTAACTTACAAGGTTAAGTGAACTATAAAACTTTGAATAATAGAAAGCATGGGGGTTACTAATGATAATAATGGGGATAGACCCTGGATTTGCAATTACAGGCTATGGTGTTGTAAAATATGAAGGGAACAAATTTTCGGTTTTGGATTATGGAGCAATTACAACAGAGGCATCCATGAAGCTTTCACAAAGGCTTTTAGTGCTATATAATCAGTTGGAGGAATTGATTGAGAAATTTAAACCAGAGGCCATTGCCATAGAAGAATTGTTTTTTAATAAGAATATAAAAACTGCCCTTAATGTTGGACATGGCAGAGGAGTGGCGGTACTTGCTGCTGCAAAAGCAGGTGTTGATATATATGAATATACTCCTTTGCAGGTAAAGCAGTCGGTTGTAGGGTATGGCAGAGCTGAAAAAGTACAGATACAGCAAATGGTAAAAGCTATATTGAACTTAAATGCTATTCCCAAACCGGATGATGTTGCTGATGCTTTGGCAATTGCAATATGCCATGGAAATTCCCATAGGATGGGAACTATTTTAGGATATAATAAATTTTAGACCAAACAATATATTGGAGAGTGTAAAATGTTTGCATATATAAAGGGAACTTTGGAAGATAAGTCTAGTAGCAGTATAATTGTAGAAGCAGGTGGAATAGGATATAGGATTTTTACCGCATTATCTACTATAAACAGTGTAGGACAGATTGGAACACAGGTCAAAATACATACTCATTACTATGTAAGAGAAGACTTAGCAGTTTTATATGGCTTTCACACTGTGGAAGAACTGGGTATGTTTGAAATGCTGATATCTGTATCAGGAGTTGGGCCAAAGGCTGCTATTTCATTAATATCAACACTTTCACCATCCAAATTTGCTCTTGCAGTTGTTTCACAGGATATAAAATCTTTAACAAAAGCTCAGGGAGTTGGAGCAAAGGTAGCTCAAAGAATTATCCTGGAACTTAAAGATAAAATATCTAAAGAGCAGCTTACAAATAATACTTTTGGCTGTTCGACAATAAATGAACAAAATGAAGGTGACTGTGCATTAACTGAGGCGGTGAGCGCACTTATGGTGTTAGGATACAATTCCT
This region includes:
- the ruvC gene encoding crossover junction endodeoxyribonuclease RuvC, with the protein product MIIMGIDPGFAITGYGVVKYEGNKFSVLDYGAITTEASMKLSQRLLVLYNQLEELIEKFKPEAIAIEELFFNKNIKTALNVGHGRGVAVLAAAKAGVDIYEYTPLQVKQSVVGYGRAEKVQIQQMVKAILNLNAIPKPDDVADALAIAICHGNSHRMGTILGYNKF
- a CDS encoding argininosuccinate synthase, which translates into the protein MSKEKVLLAYSGGLDTSIIIPWLKENYDYEVIAMAGDVGQGAELEPLNEKAIKTGASKIYIEDLREEFITDFIYPTLKAGAIYEGKYLLGTSFARPIIAKRMVEIALNEGCTAICHGCTGKGNDQVRFELTVKALAPHLKIIAPWRIWDIKSREEEIDYAKARNIPVPVTKEDNYSMDKNLWHLSHEGMDLEDPWNEPQYDKILQLMVSPEKAPDVPTYVEIYFEKGIPKKVNGVEYSPIELMNVLNKVAGENGVGIADIVENRLVGMKSRGVYETPGGTVLYAAHRELELLCLDRDTIHYKDLVAQRFAELVYFGQWFTPLRESLSAFVDKTQETVTGTVRMKLYKGNCMPAGAKSEYSLYSEEIATFDKDEVYNQKDSEGFINLFGLPIKVRAQMLQGKDIK
- the ruvA gene encoding Holliday junction branch migration protein RuvA; the protein is MFAYIKGTLEDKSSSSIIVEAGGIGYRIFTALSTINSVGQIGTQVKIHTHYYVREDLAVLYGFHTVEELGMFEMLISVSGVGPKAAISLISTLSPSKFALAVVSQDIKSLTKAQGVGAKVAQRIILELKDKISKEQLTNNTFGCSTINEQNEGDCALTEAVSALMVLGYNSFEASKSVNNVYTEGMSVEEIITKALKSLSMK